The following is a genomic window from Rhododendron vialii isolate Sample 1 chromosome 9a, ASM3025357v1.
ACAAGCGGATATACACGAGCATCAAAAGAATGACTGTGGAAATTGTAAATATCATTCTTTTGATGCTCGCGTATATCCGTTTGTTTCAAGGCAATGTAATTCTTGTGAGTagtgagcttttttttttgttgctatgaGCTATTCATAATTTGCCACTACTTCGTCGAAGAGCAAGCTAAGTGACATACGGTCGAGTGAGTTGTTTTCATCCTCTAccttctcctcctcttcctcttcctcttcttcactttcttcttcttcttcttcttccccatcACTTGGTGAGTGGTGGTAAGACTATGAAATCAAAGTCCTCCATTTTATAGAGGACAGAGTGGGTAATGCTTCGTTCgtcgatatatcaaataaggtcaccccaagcgtagggtataagcgtccaattgaagcataataatccggaagaccgggatcgtacccacgggaataattagTATGGCTTTGATGGATTTGTAGAAATAAGCACtggttttcggcttttaggcagccaactttgttttacgtttgcggtggaaagtaaaagggctaaattaaaagggaataaactaagataaaaagcaagtTAGGTCTAGGAATAAATTAACACCCACGACTCAAGTCCAATtacatttctcacccaaatacGCGGTTTAAGATACTCAACTAAAATTCTTAACCCGGAAGATAGGATGGTtcaattaccaagctagctctagaatttatttagcatacacctcgtgcgacagagctccaagcatcatgtgtggtaagtaggcgatgctcttacctacacatgatcaaggagattaacactttagcaatttgacaaataaatccgaaccccacatcgattttcgaaccaaagattcaaattttattggtgaaaaatgcaatttttactccagtcatgaggtgctaatcaacCCATGACCTAATCctagaaaactactcacacatatttatgaagataagagcaagcaaaaatctactgagcataattgaaataacaatgctagaagaaaattagattaaacgatagatcggagtagcggctgcaactttaataaagactataatagcaaaaactaattaactaaaacagaaaattaaatttaaagagctgaaaaatgaagaacaattcaaaaagcaagtaaatctaagctagatctaaaattatgcAATACAAAAGTTGTTTGTACAAGTGACATCACGGGCTTTTATACTCCAAGGTACGCGCACAGAATATTCTCCAGGAGATCCAAAAATCCTTCTCCTAAGGCTCTCGGTACCGATGGCCACGGCCTTACGCTGCTGAGCTATGatgctcggtaccgatagagGGTATTTTGATCTATCGATGCTGAAGTGCTTATGGCTGGCGCTGATGAAGGCTCGGTACCGATTGGAAGACACATGTTCTATCGATGTCGAGGTGCTATCTGCCAGCACTTAGTCTTGCTTTCTGCCTTGGCCATGCCTTGCCTTGGTGAGCCGTCGGGTCGCTTTTGTCTCTTGACATGCCTTATGCCTAAAACTCCTGGTTTGcatgatttttttacaaaacaaaacaaaacaacctTACGAGTAAAAGCAATTAAAAACAACTaatgaaacaataaaattaactaaactagataactagcgcaccctatattgcattatcgggtgcttatcaggtAACAAATGGGCTTTTACTAGTGTGAGGCGTTGGGATCAATGTGATAGTGCAAGGAGAAGAAGAGTTGGGAAGAAATGGCGAGCAAGTTGGCTAAAATTGACTGACTTAATTAGTGTGGCTCTAGGCCTAGGTTGTAATGCTGATGGATATATAGTGAGCTGAGATTGGCAAATGACAAAGGGGATTGAGTACATACGGTCGAGTGGGTTGCTTTCATCCTtcacctcctcttcctcttcttcactTTCTTCTTCCCCATCACTTGGTGGCCAACCAACGTTACTAGGGATCGCTAGTGGGTTCCTTTCaccctccacctcctcctcttccgcTTATTCTTCTTCCCCATCACTTGGTGGCCAACCAATGTTACTCGGGACTGGTAAAGGATCGTACCAATGAATGATAATTTGGTCCATCAAGTAGTCTCTCTCTTCGTTCATTGTCATTCATCTTCCAGAGGTTTCACAAACAAGACAACTCCTTTGGGATGTGGACTATGTGTTTCAGTTGGTTTTGCAAAAGACAAAAATGAGATGATTTGATAATCACATTGGGTGATTTTATAAATGGTcatttgcaaaaggaaaaaaaacgtTTCCCACATATCGTTTCCAACTACCTTTTCTTTATAACTCTTTCATTTTGTGTGAATCCAGTGGTTCACTCATTATGCATGAACACAAAATGGGATGCTTCGATAATCACATTTGGTGATTTTATGAATCGtaatttgcaaaagaaaaaaaaaaacgttttcaACTAACTTTTCTCTATGACTCTTTCATTTTGTGTGAATCCTGCACACTCCACTTATTATGCATGAACACAAATTGGGATGATTTGATAATCACATTTGgtgattttactttttataaatcgtaatttgcaaaagaaaaaaaaaaattccaacctAACGTTTCCAACTAACTTTTCTTTACAACTCTTTCATTTTGCGTGAATCATGTAGTTCACTCATTATGCATGAACACAAAACAAACAGGATGATTTGATAACCACATTCGGTGATTTTTATAAAGACATACTTATCCctgttttccaaaaatcatAAATTTGACAAATACATTTCTTTTACTGAATTTCCTTTAACTTCAAGTTTCTCGATTCGTCTCAAAACATTGATCCTTGTTATTTATTGTACTCGGCAACCAACTGTGACTAGCTCAGTTGGCCAGAACTCTTTCAAAACATTGCCCCTTGTTATCGTACTCGACAACCAACTAGGGCTAGCAAGAACACCTGTTCGGTTAAGTGTTTCTCTTCTATTGTGTAGCCTGTGGTGTTCCTAGCTAGAACACTTATTGTTCCTTGGTTCTTACGTAGGAGCTTGCTCCTTTGGTTGGTGCTTAATAAAAGTAACGTTCCGTAAAAAAATAGGATTGTTATATCACTCTTCAACTTCGATGCAGTATCTTTATTACACATGATTGAAACTATCTCAATTAGACTTTTTTTTAGTGCTTAATCAAACTATCTAACTTTTTGTTGCAAGACCatgttatttgaaaaaaatactactactatacatttttcttttggaaTGTTCTATAAGAATGTAAAAAACTCTATTATATGCTAGACTTGTGTGGAGAGTTTTGAAATATTCTAGAGATATGAAGGAGGAAATATCTTTTCTAGGAGGATTCTAAAAGGAGAATGTGACCagttaaataaaaataatcctAGCCGTTCATTGAGGAGGTGGATGactataaaaagaaagaatgtgtGGATTTGTATAAACTATTGTACACGTATCGCCCATCTAATATTAATTGAGAAAATTTGCACCTACTTCGAATTTCAGAAAACATATAAGAGTCAGTAAGCGATCTCGTTgttaatataaaatataaatacttATAGTTCATCGTCCATCCTTGCTGTCActggaattatttttttttatagtgccCCCATGGTCATTACTCTAAGACGCTTGCATAATTTGGTGTGAATAGCAAAAATCTCTGAAACGGTCGAGAGATAAATTTCATCCCCTCCTCATCTTTTTTTGAAGTAAATGTTGTGTGGGAGGTAAAAATTCTTCATAAGGATGTCCGGATATTGGAAGGccctcaatatttttcaaatcatGAAGTGAAATACTCATTTCTCCACCATCAAAGTGCAAGGTATTAGTCCAAGGATTCCAAAGTTCAATGAACGTCTTCATGACATTAGGAGAGACATTGTATGCATATCTAGATATGCTTATCGTGCTGTTAATTTCAGCTTGAGTTAGAATGTCGGCATGATCTCCTAAAATCACCTCGGTCCATCCCATGAGAAAGACTTGAATACTAGCACAACCATGGAGTGGAAGTTCACGTCCTCAACATATCATCGTTCAAAAGCTTATGTAAAACGGAATAAAACTCTGGCCCTACTTTAAATTTATGATCCACATgctcatcaaatttttttgttttgaactttctcTGGCTTATTAGTATGTGAAAATACAAGTGTGACTTAGCTAGACAACCCAAGTGCTTGAAGGTAGGAATAAACTGCATATAAACGATTGCACAAGAACTCAGTTGAAGCATACAGTATacaaacttttctttttttaccatTTCTATGTACTACATCGTAGGCCCTAGAAAGTTTTAATTGTGGACTGCGCAATTTGACAAATTATGGGTGAGCTCAAATTGGACCCAAACTTGGTAGGCTAAAGCAAAATTGCACTCCGATCACAACCCACAACCTTAAGTTCATAGCCTACGGTAaatttcggcctaattccttcatGGCCTTCAATGTaatgtttttgctattttagaAAAGTTTTAGATCGTTAATAACTCTTGGCGTATAATTCCGTAGTTTTGTTTCTAGAGTTTCTAAGGTTAGGCCTTATAAAAGGGGGTTGTAACCTAATTTCGTGGTTAACTTTTCATCAACACAATTATCAGAGTTCTCTCTTCTCATGGATTTGAGTTTTATTTCATttggattagtacgcaactaatctcttatTAATTATGCTACGTCAAGATGATAACAAGAGAGTCTGGGGTTTATCCCAGAAAATGTTTGATTAAGTGTTatgttatgtgtttttttttggctttctttccccctcccccctctTCTATTGCGTAGCCTGTGGTATTCCTAGTTAGAAAACTTATTGTTCCTTTGTTCTTCTGTTGGAGCTTGCTCCTTTGGTTGCTGCTTGAGTAAGGTTACGTAAAAACATACGATTGTTTATATCACTCTTCGACTTAGTTGTGGTATCGTTATTACACATGATAAGGGTCTTCTTCTTCATtaccctcctcttcctcctcctcctcctcttcttctacTGTGGAGTCAGGACATACATTTTGCAGTCATGAGAATTCACGTTAGCAGAGAGCTTCCCCCCACTCACCCGCCTTTGAGTTGAATGCTGTGAATTAatccaacaccaaaaaaaaaaaaaaacagaaaacaaaagtcAATAAAGTTGAGTTTACGAAATTTAATCAGCGTGTGATCATACACCCCTAAACTGTCTTTTGGTCGTCTTTTCTGTGTTTTTGTTACATTCGCATTGaaagttttggttatttatttGTTGCAACAAGAGAAGtctaaaaagaataaaactacAGCTAAAAGCAAACTTAAAGTTCGCTAAATACAAAAAAGATCTCGAAAAAGACAGTTTTGCTATCATTTTGTTCTTGGTTTTCTTGAACTTTTACTTTGACATCGACCGATATTTACACAATTTTCGTATTCCTCGGTCGAGAAGAATGATTAATCCACTTAATAAGTAGGAGTATAAGTAAATAATCTTACCGCCCATAAATCGCGTGCATTAACGATTGTTGTGGGTTTAAGGCCAATATCAGACCAATAAGCAGTAATCGCAGCTTCGGAACCTCCTCTATTCCACAACACAACTGCTACTCTATTATTGCTGAGGGGACCAGCCCAAAcctgccattttttttttttggttttattttgttaaaaatatatgGATCGATCCCTAAAAATATAATTGTAAAAAGTAAACAAAGTAAAAAGAGGATAAGAGTTAGATGTTAATTACCTCTAAATCCCCATCCTTCTTGACCTTTTTACCTTGAATTCCAAGTTTGTCTGGATCCATACATGAGTGCTATTACAGTAAGTTAACCACTTAATATAAATTGCTACCTCGGTCCTGAAAAGATTGTCTAGtctgcaaaatgagaacttaagaAGAATGTGTGTTTCTCAGAAAAACATTCgaactttttttctttcgatCGGCAATCTTTTTCTCCTTGAGAAAATGAATTgcttttaagttctcatttttcAGTCCGGACAACCTTTTTGAATGTGTATGTAATTGTACCACCTTGATTCACAGCAATAACTGGTTTGTTGCCAAGTATTTCCAAGGTCGCACGGTCCATAGCTCGGAGATCGCACCCGATCAACAATGGAGCCTAAATAAGTACATCCATTATTCTTTAGACACTCATTACTAATGAATTCGAGGGTGTTTTGCTATGGCTGCAGAAATAGATTCTAGATTTGTAGCAATAAATTTTGTTCACTAAAATTTACTAGCATGGAAGGGTACCTTTGCTAATGCCCAAATGCTGAAATGCGAACGGTATTCTCCGACCGTCATGCCTCCATTTCCAACTTCCAACATATCAGGATCTGAAACCAATTCAAATAGTAATAAACTACATACAGTCTATGCATATACAACTTTTAAAACATAACTCCAGAATCCGGATATTTACGATTGTATGCGAAACCATGTGATGCATATGAACACATGTGCATCAAACGGTTCTAGGCACAATTGTGTTCAGAGGTGTGTTTTACGGTAGTGTGCGTAGCATACTAGCATTGCTCAATAAACTAGGTCGATTTCTTTCAAGCTATATTACATACATatacaaatgaaaaattatactGCCTCTATACTatcattttagtttttttaatatacaaGTCGtgaaacttttttgaaaaataaataaatagtttcATGTATAATATGTTGATATTTTTCTGCACCAGCTTAAATATCTCAAATAATTCTGGaagtttttgcaaaaactttttaaaatattcatgtaaaaaattgaaatatttattttatttgaatgaCAATTATTGTAaacgttaaaaaaattatggaacagagggagtactcaAGATTACCATTCCATCCGCCAGGCCCTGCATAAGATGCCCATTTGTCATTCTCATCTGCTCGACTGCTCATACTAAAGAAGAAGCAAGAAATATTAAGATAGCAATAAGCCTAGCTATAATACACCGTTGAATGAAATTTGCATTCCTTTACCAAAATAATGCGAAATAATTATGACAAATATTTACGTAACTAGCTAGAGTGAAatgtagcattttggtgtgtaTACTGtcaaatttatttgaaattgaCCAAACTAATACGTACGTAATAAACATCCGAAAAATTCGTGACAAATGATACGTAACAAATTCAACCACAAAACTGTATAAATTATGAACCATAAAATGCATAATTACCATAAATTTCGCACACCAAAGAATGTAAATCACACATGTACCATAACTTTCTCTCTGGGGAGTGCAATTCCAtttctatatttgtttattCAAGTGTGGTATATCAATTCTGTTTAATTAACAGATAAATAATTTAAGCTTACTCACCTATTCCAGTTATCAGCAATGTCCCCAGTTGTTCTCCAACTATTTCCAATTGCTTTTGCCCACGTGGCAGGATCTTCCTGTCCCCTAGATATTGCATACGAGAAGACAACATTATCATACTAGGATATTgcctatgatgcaccgacactCCTAGAGGTCGTCGTATCGGTGTGTCtagacacggggacacggctaGAAACGGGAAAAAAAGTGAGGGGGTTGCGAACCCCTGAGCtcaaaaaaaatgcactaaaacTTACTTACCATTCACATAGAGAAAAGAAGATCGACCTTCCAGAATTTAACAAAGCTTTACTCATTATGGGATACCTAAATATCtcacaagagaaaaaaaaaaagtgatcacTTTAATATCATGACATTTCCTCCTCAATTCttttgttgtaaaaaaaatgaaatgatggGAAGTATAATTGCAATGATAAGTACCTCTCCTTTGGacttttgttattattattgcAGTTGTCAAACTTCAAGTAGTCAATTccctatataaaaaaaacaaaaaatgaagaatatTGTTATCctaaccaaaagttgaaaaataaaaactaacaaataatgAGTCAAACCATGTAATATCATATGGCAGCTTAATCCCAAAATGTTGGCCTGGTGGTTAAGGCCTTGAACTAAGGGTCTCTCCTAATTCTTAGTTCCGAAACCTCTCAGGTGCTATCGATTTTGTGGATCCAGTTCATGATACGGGTCGTCGCTCCGTTTTTAATTGGTCCTCTGCAAGTGAATGGTGGGATTGATCTCCGAGAAACCAGTCGAGGTAGGCATATGATGGGAGCATAAATGTTCACATTTAAGCTTCCAATTTAACTTCATTAAGTCACTGGTTGTGCTGCTTTGATATTTATATACAGTTGATCAGTATTTCAAGTGTCGGAAGCCGGTTATGATAGATTTAGAGCTTAACGGTGGAAGTTGAACGTACATTTGGATGTGAGCTAAAAGGAACTGGCGAGGCACAGAGTCAATACCACTGTGAATAAACATAAATGATTGATACATACCCAAGCAGCAAAAGTTTTTGCATCTTGCTCTTCATGCCCCAAGGATCCAGGCATGGTCAGACTGCATGTTTGAGTTCTACAAATTTGCAAAAGTGGTGAAATCAGTTGTAGATAACTTCAGTGTCGCCAAATTCAGAAATATGCAATTTCACAATATTTATGTGAGTAGAAATTAATCACGTATATATACCCGGCATCAGAATAAATTCCCAGCTTCAATCCTTTCGCATGAACATAATCTGCTAGGGCTTTAATTCCGGAGGGAAATGTTGAAGCTTTAGGAACCAAATTTCCCTACCATAGTCAAAGCTCCAATGAGAAATGCAGCATATAAATTAATTAGCTTTCAAACAAACATGTGTTTGATCTGTATGGAGATTCTTTTTCTATAACATCAAGTCATCAACCATACACTTAGATCATGGCGAAATGAAATATAATTGCTTCATCAGATTAGTGCATGGAAACTATTCGTGGTGTGATAGGAGGGAGATTACTGGCCGGCCCCTATATGTACTgcagccgttcaatttgtttaaaacatatttttaaaagtttatgTAAAAAATCTAACTCATTTGAATATCAATTATCTACCAACTGATTTCACCACTTTTGTGAGTTGCTTTTAGCAAGGACCCTTTAGTTTGTGGGCTATAATATGCTTTTTCCTCTAATGTTCTTTTTGTGTTCAAGGACCCACCAGGCATTTTGTGAAGAATCCCAACCCAACCCATATAGCCTAGCCGGTCCGGACCCCTACTCCAACGCTTTTGGGCTGAAAACTGTGAGGAGGTCTCAAAGTCAAAGTTAGGTTTACTTGGGGTCACATTTCACTCATTAAAGTGTTTTCCACTCATTAAAGTGTTCACATTTATGTTACCGACATAGACTGAGGGATCCTATGGGGCAGCCCGTACTATAGGGCTGTAGGGCAGCAATTTGACTGTCCATTCTAACAATAGACGGCTCGAATTTTAATCTGaacaatgaacggctcaaattaatAGGAGTTCGGATTAAATCTGGGCCGTTGGCATCAAACTGGACGGCCGGATCGGCACTCTACAGCATCTAAGCTGTCGATCGCTGAAATGGACGGCCGGATCGCCACCCTATAGTACAGGGGATTTCCCATTCCACGACATAGATGTCCGCAATAGACTCGGACACAAAGACCTTGTTCATTTGGGGTCTTAATATCCCTCAGCAcagtcttcaataaattttctctatctatctatctccactcattactctcaaaaccTCCAAACGAACAAGGTATTTGAAACCTTTCAATATATGCGGCCCGTATGATGCACGAAGGAATATACTGGACACATCTGTATTCGAATCAGTATACACGGAAGTTGGTGTTCAAATCCTTTGTGATGGTGATATTATAAGTTGCATGAAATTGATATTACATTCGCCAGATAAAATAAGAAACTTAAAAGTTCCCACCATAACTTGTACCTATAAACAGGACCTTAGTgcttataaaagaaaaatagagtacCTGGGAATCTCGATTAAGTTCAGCCCAACAATCatctaaaacaaaataaaattgggaAAGGGTCAGAAAGCTGTACAAATAGATCACCAACTGGAAGAAATAATTTGTAAATCTCACCTAAATTTATATACTTATATCCCAAGGCCGCGAGCCCCGTAGACACCATTGCGTCGGctatataaaaagaaaaagaataaaagagaataaaaaaaaaaactttatatcAGCATATTTATGGGTTTTCAGGAAACTGTTGGTTAATGGTTAACTTATTTTTTCCCCATAAGGATATATGCGTGACAATAAGAAAAAGTAGGGTTGGGCTCCTCTCGAGTCCCTCGAAGGGACCCTTTTCAAGCTCACTTCGATGATTGAAATCGTTTATCTTTACCTTCTCGGGAACAAGAAGCACgctaaaaatcatgttcatcaaGTACCAATTCGaatattttttgttgcaaaaccTTCTCGGGAACAAGAAGCACgctaaaaatcatgttcatcaaGTACCAATTCGaatattttttgttgcaaaaatagAACGATTTCAACATCAAAGTGAGCCTAGAAAAGGCGGCAACAGGCCGACCCGACTTTCTAGTCTAGTCCCTTCGCGGAACCGGGGAGGACCTTCCTCCGGAGAAGAAGAAGTCACCTGTTTCCCTAATTAGTTTCTCTTCAATTTTACAACTGAAGTGGTTCCAGCTATTCCATCTGTTCACAGAACACGCTATTAGTTCTAACTTCTATATCTCATTccgctaactaaaataagtacttatttt
Proteins encoded in this region:
- the LOC131299985 gene encoding alpha-galactosidase-like: MGGSFDHQWKKAVVMALLVCFFNVLVGPSVAARLQRTIESGSNSSGGELSRRHLLANGLGLTPSMGWNSWNHFSCKIEEKLIRETADAMVSTGLAALGYKYINLDDCWAELNRDSQGNLVPKASTFPSGIKALADYVHAKGLKLGIYSDAGTQTCSLTMPGSLGHEEQDAKTFAAWGIDYLKFDNCNNNNKSPKERYPIMSKALLNSGRSIFFSLCEWGQEDPATWAKAIGNSWRTTGDIADNWNSMSSRADENDKWASYAGPGGWNDPDMLEVGNGGMTVGEYRSHFSIWALAKAPLLIGCDLRAMDRATLEILGNKPVIAVNQDKLGIQGKKVKKDGDLEVWAGPLSNNRVAVVLWNRGGSEAAITAYWSDIGLKPTTIVNARDLWAHSTQRRVSGGKLSANVNSHDCKMYVLTPQ